The genomic interval TGAACAAGACTTGTTCCAACTGTATATGGCATATAAAAGACTTACAGAGACGATGAGGCACAAAGGAGTCAAGCACATCACCGTGGTTCCCTCAAAAGAATGGGACGAAGACCAGGCCCTTAAGGTACTAGAGTGTGCATGTAGAGAAAATAACGTGGAAGCTGTCATCtgcatgcaataaaaaaataagggaCAAACGAGAGCTCAGTCCAGGAAACAAGGAGAGGCAGTAATCATTGACGTAGGCGACCGAACCTATGCTGATTTACTGAAGGAGGTTAAAAAAGAAGTGAAAGAGATAGGATTAAGTGACAGTGTTGGGGGTGTCCGCATGACGAAGTCCGGGAACCTACTCCTCAAAATGGAGGAAACAGCTGGGGGCGCAGAACGACTAGTTGAAGCTCTTAGGGGAAGGAATGGAGTTAAAGCGCTAAGAGGAGTCCAAAAAGCGGAGGATGTCCTCCATATTAAGAACATTGATGCTGTCACTAGCAAACAAGAAGTGGAAGCTGCTATCAGAGACATCGACAAGGGAAGAAAATCAACAGGAGACATAAGAGTTAGCTCTTTGAGGCCTGACTATGGCGGGACACAAGCAGCTACCGTCTTTATACTAAAAGAAACTGCCGATAGCCTACTCAAAATGGGCAAAATAAGAATTGGTTTGGTCAACTGCAGTGTGAGAGAAAGGGTGAGAGTGGACTCGTGTCATCGATGCTGGGAAATTAGTCATATAGCCAAATTCTGCAAGGGCCCTGATAGAACACGACTGTGCATACAATGTGGGGGAGATAACCACCAGAAAAAAGACTGCGTACTATGCAACATCCCCGGTCATAGGCCACTTTCCCTAAAGTGCCCTTTATATAGAGGAGAGATAAAATGGCTGCGAACAAACCGCCAACAAAATGTTCAAACTAGTTCAAATTAACCTAGGTAGGCGTATTCCAGCACATGACTTACTGCGACAAACAACAGCTACAAATGAAATAGACATTGCAATCATAAGCGAACCAAACAAGAATTTAGCTAAAAAAAGCGGCTGGTACACAGATATCAATATAGATGCAGCAATTTGCTTACCAGCAAGCAAGCACATATCGATACAAGGTTGGGGACAGGGAAATGGATTTGTCTGGATTGAGTGCATCAAAATCACTATATATAGCTGTTATATGTCGCCAAATATAAGGCTCGAAGAGTTCCAACATTTACTGAATGAACTGAAAAATAGTATGGCTAAACGGAAAAATAAGTGCCTGATTTGCGGGGACTTCAAAGCGAAATCAATGATGTGGAACTCAACAACAAATGATTCTAGAGGAGATATTCTTTCTGAATGGGCCTCAGAACTAAACTTAATTTCACTGAACACCGGATGTCAACCTACCTTCCGTAGAGGCCAAAGCTCATCCATTATCTATATAACATTCGCGGCAACCAATATAGCGCCTTTAGTAACGAACTGGAGAGTGTCTGAAGAGGAAAATCTTACAGACcacaattacatttattttgatatagctATTAAGAAAGATAGCGTAAGAACGAAGATGAAGAGCCGCGGCTGGAGGGTGGATACGACACAAATGGATTACTTCATAAATGAACTGCGAAGCAAATTACCATCAAGAGAACAAACCTTAAAGCCAGAGAGATTAATTGAGAACATCAGCCATGCATGTGATAATACATTCCAACGAAAGGGTATCCCAAGTGACAGGAAAAAACCAGCTTACTGGTGGTCAGCGGAAATCGCCGAGACTCGGAAAAAATGCCTTACACGGAAGAGAAATATGACAAGGCTCCATAAAAAACCTAATATATCGCAAGAACAAAAAGATACATCCCGGCAAGCCTACAAAGAAGAAAGAGCGCGGCTAAAGAACGCCATCCTAAGAGCAAAACAGGTTAAATGGAAAAGGGTCATTGAAGAAGACCTATGGGGACTGGGATACAAGATAGTGATGAATAAACTGAGC from Diorhabda sublineata isolate icDioSubl1.1 chromosome 8, icDioSubl1.1, whole genome shotgun sequence carries:
- the LOC130447886 gene encoding uncharacterized protein LOC130447886 produces the protein MSPNIRLEEFQHLLNELKNSMAKRKNKCLICGDFKAKSMMWNSTTNDSRGDILSEWASELNLISLNTGCQPTFRRGQSSSIIYITFAATNIAPLVTNWRVSEEENLTDHNYIYFDIAIKKDSVRTKMKSRGWRVDTTQMDYFINELRSKLPSREQTLKPERLIENISHACDNTFQRKGIPSDRKKPAYWWSAEIAETRKKCLTRKRNMTRLHKKPNISQEQKDTSRQAYKEERARLKNAILRAKQVKWKRVIEEDLWGLGYKIVMNKLSLRSPPALSEELMLDEAANPERRIPRYLENRQIAAHRKTT